In Manis javanica isolate MJ-LG chromosome X, MJ_LKY, whole genome shotgun sequence, the DNA window AGCCATCTTACCTTTGAAACATAGTAACGATTAACTCCAGAGATGCGCTTATCTCTTTCCATCAAAGTCCACTGATATGGATAATAGGCAATCCTTTTTTCCtacaattaaaagaaattattattgCAGTTTATGAAGATGtgttgtaggaccccaacctccctgagaaataagttagcctaagagtagccatcttgaagcccaaaaagccattctgatatatgactcagagggaacaactgaaaccaggtaactcctctggaaaaacaagttaatcaatcatgactgctggcagcgctaacctttcggttagttaaacataaaagctgaccctaccttgctacacccccaggacgtggcaccaactcagaaatcgtaggtttgaaaaattactgcctttgtagtattgttatcttgctatgtagtattgttatcttgttactacaacataatctgtaaccatggtaaatctctagggctaaatgcctcagaaaatcctatataaccacttagttgtaagtactcagggtcctcgttgagacccgctgcgacgggcagacttggaccccaactagttggcttctgaataaattcctcttgcttgttgcatcaagaaacgtctttggtgagtgatttgggggcggcgccttcctcaggggaatccaacatttgggggctcgtccgggatcgggcgtccaccccgcttcactcccgaagtcgctcttggaggaagaggtaagattagtggcgccttgagttgtatgtgttctgttttctgtttcagtgagaccggtcggagttctgaagggtacccgctgtctggcagccgtctcaatcccgtaaaggggctgtgactgcggtcggtagacgtactagagcaccgcaggctgcaaccctgggggacgccccaggttggttgggaggccagggacgcctggtagcctcccgtctgtttttccggcaaactgaacctgatgagatagggttgatttttgggcgccgagaatatcaaccctctgattcctttcggtttctgttcgaggctctgaaaagaaccaaaagcggccgctgtgtgtctaatctgtgtgtgtctttgttctttgtgtcctttacgtgtctaattattgttatactgacaatgggacagacagtgacgactccccttagcctgacgctagatcattggacggaagttagagtgagggcacataacttgtcagtagaagtgaaaaagggaccatggcagactttctgtacctccgaatggcccacctacaatgttgggtggccctcggaggggacttttgatctccccaccttattagcagtaaaagctgttgtctttcaggattcgtctcaaggacacccggatcagcaaccctacattgtagtctggcaagagttggtggagaacccaccaccctgggtaaagccctgggtgcaaaagaaaatgggccctcgagttttagctgcccagactcaacctcagaaaaaggaaaaggaaactaccaaagtttaccctgatactcaggattcgcttataattgatgatccccctccccctccttaccctcctgcccctacggcacctccggtgcccccacccccagcaccctcagcaccctcagcacccccagctccggcaccctcagtccctgatgctgaggcagtagggcaggctccgggacctgcccagggcacccggcgccgccgaggggtcatcttggacccaccgggtatctttcctctccggtcttatggagttcccatccttggagaagaaggggaaccacctttccaacccctgcaatattggcccttctcctctgctgatttgtataattggaaagctaaccacccgcccttttcagaggagccacagaaactaactggtttagtagagtctctgatgttttcccaccagcccacctgggatgactgtcagcagcttttgcaggtgctctttaccacggaagagagagagaggattctcctggaggcacggaggaatgtgcctggaaccgacggacggccttcgcaactccctcatgacatagagagggggttcccgttgactagacccaactgggactttaattctccagaaggtagggagcgacta includes these proteins:
- the LOC140847467 gene encoding uncharacterized protein, producing MGQTVTTPLSLTLDHWTEVRVRAHNLSVEVKKGPWQTFCTSEWPTYNVGWPSEGTFDLPTLLAVKAVVFQDSSQGHPDQQPYIVVWQELVENPPPWVKPWVQKKMGPRVLAAQTQPQKKEKETTKVYPDTQDSLIIDDPPPPPYPPAPTAPPVPPPPAPSAPSAPPAPAPSVPDAEAVGQAPGPAQGTRRRRGVILDPPGIFPLRSYGVPILGEEGEPPFQPLQYWPFSSADLYNWKANHPPFSEEPQKLTGLVESLMFSHQPTWDDCQQLLQVLFTTEERERILLEARRNVPGTDGRPSQLPHDIERGFPLTRPNWDFNSPEGYEPWRLCRKRCGPPSRKPISQKTSRCLTSSRWETQST